The DNA region AGATGTTAGATGTGGTGAtttgggagagggagacagacagacagagacacgaGGCATGGACTTTTGTTTTGGGTTGAGATTGGGAATGGGAAGAGGAGTAACATTGTAAGCTAATGAGGGCTTACCTGTAGAACTCTTTTGGTCAGGCCTGTCTTCTGGGCCAGTTGTTTTAAATCCTTGGCATCCGGATTGTGGTTAATGGCGAAGTAGGATTTCATGGTGCGGAGCTGGTGGTGCTTGAAGGACGTGCGCATGCGTTTGGTCTTCTGGGAGGGTGGGTAGGACTGCTGATCTCGATCCAGGTGATCCGCTTCGTTTTCGTTACAACCTGAGCAGGgatgatgggggagggggggaggtggggggggaggaggagacagaagaGGAGACTGGCGTCAGAAGCAGAGCGAGAGATGCACAGATGGTGTGCGGAGTCTCCGCGCCTACTGAAGTGTTGATCAGTGCACACAGCTGATCAAGCAGGTCCTAGCTGTCGGTGCATTCTCCACTAAGACATTTGTATGAAGAGattggggagagaggggggaggcaaaaaaaaagcaaaataaaacaagcaaagtTGTTAATTAAATGAGAAATCTGAGGTCTGTTCGCCTGTGTGCTCCATAATCGGGAGTGTTAATGGAAATATGCAGACAGGGATGCTTCATTTAAAAGAGCCAAAATCAGTTATTACTGTTTGACTAAAAAGGAAGAGCACACAAAATGAATGATTCTGTAGATAACTCAAGTAAATCTCTATAATATACTACATGCTGAGGAAAATGAAAATTTATGAAAATAAATAGTAGGCTTTGCCAAAAACTCTATTAGCTTTTTCTAACACACAAGCTGGCTAGCCTACTTAATAAGGTCCTACATTAAGCTATTGATTAGATAGGCCTATGCCATTCTTTGATGTATTCTATTATATTCTATTCTTTAATATGTTTTCAAATGTTAAACTTTTCTTCAGCCTTGCATGCCCTTCAAAGTTCCCATATACTGAAAATGTGTAGGACTGCATGTGGGTCTCAAAGTTGACAACCTGTTTTCAAACAGCCCATGGCTGGGTGTTGATAATGTTGGCAGTGAGGTGTTAATGAGGACAACAAAACCTGCCATTCCATACTGGTTTCCAAAACGATGTGTGACACAAAATGTAGTTTAGAAATGTCATCTCATCCAGGCCTACCAGATGATTGTGCTGTCAAGTGGTTTGTTTATTCTGGATACCTATTAATTGTAAAACCACTTAATTAGCCTACACTGTCGAGTTGCTTGTTAGCCCATGTTCAATTCCTTGATATTGCTCTTTTTAATAAGCAGTGTCTATGGACTAGGCTATTTCTGCCTAAAATGGTGTACAGAATTTTGAAATTACGGAAAATGGATACAGACCACATTACAAATGTAAGCTAGGCTATTCGTTTAAAATCGACGTTGTTAAATGTTTTAGACCATATAACGCTCAACAATATCAATACTGCGAAGCAGGCGCGTTTTATTTAGACAATTTATCAATGATATTGCATCGAGTTTTCGAGTGTGTAAGCTATTTGAATGTCTTTATGGgtcataggcctactgacatCTTATCTAACGGTCAGACCAGTGTTGTTGTTTTCCTCTGCACGGATTCAAGCCTGttctatttaaattaaaaaatatatgcaTAGTGGTCGTTAAACCACTAataatgtgtatttatttatttatttatttatttattttagtccAGTATCATCCAGCAGGGGTCTCTGTCAGCAAATGTACAAGGAGATAAATTAGGAACAACAGTCAAGCTGGAATTTTGCGTTAGGATATGCCTAGGCTATTCGTTTTTAATCCTATAACCAACACATCGTATTAGGCTATTGCAAATATTAGAGtgaaaatgttcaaatgttccAATGATAAATAGCCTTCAAGATTTGATTTGAAAATACATTTCTCGTTGTTGTAGGCCCGGTGGCTGTTTTAAATATTCGTCCCCCTAAAATCCGATTACGTTTGGAAACAATGGGTTACAAGGCAAGGTTTCTCATGAATAATATCATTGATATTCCTAACAAGCATAAACTATTTACAATAATTTCGATGTCTTATCATCCGctttaaaattaataaatagcctatgacggataaatgaacaaaaataaacatggcATGATAAGAGATGAAATTGCAGCTacaattgtaggcctattgtaagaCTTGGGAAGTGGTGGGCTACATCTTCTGGTCGATTACGCTTAGGCTACATTGAACAACTATGACGACTATGATAACAAATAGAGGCAATGTCACAAAACTTATTCTGCATCAGAAACCAGGCTATTGCTTCTAcgttttcaataaaaaaaatgttccaTTGCCCACTATGGTCTTCTAATGCTGGGAACTTTAGTGAACTTCAAGCGGCCATTTTAAAACTGGTTGCAAGCCAGGGATTCCGACGTCACCTTTAATTAACACAGAACAATTAACACGCAGATTACCCTCACTTCTCCCCATTCATGAAGAACAGCAGAGACCTGGCACACAAAGCCAAACTTTCTCAAGCAAACACTAATTGCTACAGCGACAACAAAAGAAGCACTGCGGGCATGGATTAGGCTACGACATTCAGTGTTTGAATATAAGTTTTTTTCTTGCTGAATTGTAAAGTAATGCAGGGCTATGACGGCTTTGCcaactaggcctacacaagcagAGGGAACATAAAGAAACCGTTCCGTGCGAAAACCTCTGCCGCAAGACCAAATTACTATGATCTCTTGCACGTGGATGGGCGTAGGTCATGAGTTCACTCTTTAAATCTTGTTGATAAGTGAACTGGCAACATTACAGTTATGCAGTTATTAATCGGTACTTGTACATGAGGCTATTATAGGACAATTTATTGTTGCACGATTATTAAAGGTCCATTTAAATTAAACAATTTAGAACGTCATCTATTTTATAGCCTATGCTaatagcataataataataataataataataataataataattaacagCATTTGAGGAATCAAGGCCTTTAGGGAATGCGTTGGCCTATAGTTGAAATAAGGTACACAATATAAGAATATATTAAAAGGACAGATCTGGAACACTCCAAATGCGTCGCTTCTCTAAATAGTCATATGACACTGTGTAAATAAGAAATGGTAGGCTGCCATAAGAAGTGTGCTTGGTCATAAGAAAATGTggtcaacatcacacacacacacacacactcactcacaaacacacacattctgtgcaTGACCATGAGCGAGCGCGACAATGATATAGGCTAATAGATCACGTGCGTTTTGACATTACACATATGTAATTCTTCTCAgcttcacccacacacaacagCCGACTCACCTGAGTTGTAACTGGCTATGTCTATCCCCATGGCCGGACTTTTTCTTTTCCTGGGCCTTCCCTTCTGAACCGTCCCGCCGGTGCCGTTGAAGTAAGGCAAAGCTAGCCCTGCGCCTTTGGCCGCTAACTCGGCGTAGTTCAACTGGGGGTGGTAGTCTCCCTGCACAAGTGTCTCGAAATGAACCCTACAGTAAACCAAGTTGTCTTTCATGCCGAAATGGTCGCCAGTCGTCAGTGTCTTGTTGCAGGTGGTGCACGTGAAGCAACTGAGATGGTACACGGAGTCCCTCGCGCGCATCACCATTTCCGAGGCCGAGATCCCGAGGTGGCAGCGGGCACATCTCTGCACGGAGAACCTTCTGGAAcaggaaaaacatatttacaaTTTCTCCTTAATCAGCCCCAAAAGTAATTTTTCGTATATAGGCCTAGATATGTATTTAATGAGGTTTATGAAGATCATTTGAATTGTAGGGTAACATAAAAACAATGACGCTTGGAGCCTGTTGATTCTTAACCTTTAAATGTCTAGACAATGTTCGCGTATGTTGAGTATCATTTGCTTGACTTAACCATCACCAGAACTGGGTTTGGTATGAAGTATATGTGCATCTATTCATCCCAATTAATGGAAATCAATTATGACAGTTTTCTTTACATGCAGACTACTACACGACTTAGCCTACAGCCCGATGTAAGATGCAAGGGATCCATTTTGCACATGCTACATTTCTATGTTTTCTAAGGACGCGATCCAGAAGTCCAACAGCATTTTCCAAGACGATATAAACAGTAACCATTTCCAAAACACCTTGTTCTTACCTGTAGTAATCCTCTTTGCAGTAAATGCTACCATCCTTGGCGAAGCATGTGAGTTCTGACTCCAGGGCCAGTTTACATTCACAGCACTTGAGACACCTGAGGTGCCACTGCTTGTCCACAGCCAGCAGGTAGTATCTATCCGAGATCTTTCCTCCACAGCCGGCGCACAGGGCAGGCTTCTCTGGATTCATGTTGGGCATTGTCTGGGATAATCATACAGAAACATCATTCAAACAGAGTGCAGTCAAGAGTATTACGCATGTAAAATATACGAATAAAATCAGACCTGGGACATATTGTAAACGTCTATttgtaagtttttttttaaaataaaatatctaaACCACATCTAGGCCTACTTAATTAAATGTGTCACATCCTAAATGTATAGTTCTGCCAGGGCAAACTGACAATAACCGTGTATAAAAGGGTTTCGTtgaattaggctactgtactatTAAATTGTTTTACATTGTGCTGtccaaaaaaatgtaaatatgatTTATAATTTGCTTACTTTGAAATCCAAGTTGATTTCAGAGGTATGGCCAAACAGCATAGTGTATTCACGGAATGACTTGAAAATGAATAAGATGAATTGAACAGTGATTTAGAGTCGttttacatttttcattgaTGACAAAAATGAACATGTATATTTCGTTATGTTGTTAATGTATTCAGATATGGCCTAATTAGATGTATGCTACATGCATCAGCCTGTAAGTTAGTTTATTTATTGTCCCTCACTTTTGAGAACTTGAATACAGTTTTCTTGTTAATACAGGCCTatcctttttgacattttcctctTACAAATGTTACAAACTTGGGACCAGTTGCTTCAAATGGTTTGAGTTCAATAATTGGCAGGATAATGAAAGCACATAATCAGTAGCCTAATACATAGGGCAGTAGCCTAATTACAATGAAATGATCTGTCATCCATAATTATGGTCTTGGGCACTTTAGTGATTTAAACAAACAGTTGTAGCCTCGTGTTAACCTCATGTTGGAACCAATGGATTCATGCAATTATGAGGTCGGATCGTTTGTTATCCCTCACTCGAGTTAAACATGTCATGTCGATAGGGCTAGTCTTGCCACTAAACTTAAGTGGATTTTTTACCGACTTCTTAGCATCTTGAGGCCATCGGAACTATGGCTGTAGTGAGTGGAACTGGAGGAAATTACGAAAATGAAGAACTCATAAATAAAACCTAAAATCTTACCGTTTCTCTTCCGTTCATTTGCACCCCTTTGGCGAGACGAGAATCCGTTTTGgatctcctctccatctcctccatgaTTCCTTGAATGTGATCCCCGGAGATGCCGTGGAAAAGCATGGCTGCTGGACGCAATGTGCAACTGCTTTCTTTTGCCTTGCACCCCACAACTTCCATATACAGCCTTCCTTTCCGCAATCTTAGCGCATCTGAGATCTGCTGTTGGAGATTCACACAGATGAGTTGCAATGCCTCAATTTGTTGGAAACCAACTGAACATATGAAGCGTCCAGGAGCAGAGGAAATCTTAAGAGCGACTCCCCCTCCTTGcaagaaagggaaaaaacacagacacacacacccacagcaaGAAAACCAAGTATAGTCCAGACGATAAGGCAGTCGAAGTAGAACCCAAAAGAATAACCTAATATTGTTGTCAGCGTTAACCTTTTGTGTTTtcaggaaattaaaaaaagtcCTCAATTTCCTTGTTAGTGTGCTTTAGCCGTTGAAGGTCAGGTTGGGACTGGCTGATTTTGGAGAGCCGTGTCCTATTTGtgcagtgaaagagagagagcacaagccTGCCCAGTTGGGATCATTGGGTAGGAGGAGTTCCCCATCTCTTCATTGCCACTGATTTCTGTTCTCCAACAAAGAGACCTGTCCCTCTCTTCACAAAGCCCCCTGTGATGGGCAGCACCAGCCTGGAGAAAGCATTTGGTATTGACAATTTACTTCTTTTTTTGACTGATCATTTATCAGTTTAGGATCTACGACGTAAAGTTAAATTATGGAAGGGATTACTGACAGCCATTTAACTAAGATGAAATGGTTTGTCCTACTTTTATTTTAATCATTTAAATGTGAGTTTTAAAATAGGCTATAGTCTTTACGATGTTGAGATCATTTTGACTAATTTTACTCAGTTCTAATTCAATTTTACTCAATTTCAAATTGGCTACATGAGGACTGCAGCCTTCAAAAAAATGATGAAATTGACAGAgcgtaaaaaaaacttttagaaATGGCTGAAACTGATGACTTGTAATGCATATGATGTACAGTTTATTATTTGCTATTAAAATACAGTTACATTGAATGTTGTCTGAAATGTGCAAGCatttttaataatgttgctgctgTGTAAGTTCTTAAGATTTTCTGTTTGCTTTTTTAGCATGCTCAATCCTGTGTTATGCGAGTATGGAATATGTAGCAATAGCCTCCGACCTTTCCGTATGCGTAAATTGATGATAAGATACCGGTTGACTTTGGTAGGGACATCATCTCTGTCATTTAAATCTCTGAATGACAGGATGTGTTGGCTGTACCAGAAAataggtgtgtgttttttttgtgtttgattATCCAAAGGGCGTCATTACTATCCGCTACAACAAGGATTGTCCCTATCATTTCAAATGCCTTTAAAGTGAAATCAGCAGGGTTTCCTTTCACTGTAATTAATACGATTACGTCTTGTAAAGACTCTCCGGCCTTTCCATTAAATCCTGATCACAGCTTCCAATAACACACCAGTTGCCTCACAACAGGGTTAAAGCGCTTGCCTTTAGACACTAGACAACCGTTGTTTTTTCAAGGTGAATACGGGCGTTTCTGTATCAGGGTATTGCATTGGCTCACTATTGCACTGTGGAATGTATCCTGCTGATGTCCCTCTCTTTTGGAGCAATCTGAGCTCAGATTATTGATCCGAATTTAGttttagttttgtgtgtgtagcctaagtGTGTGGGACGTGGACAAAGGAGACCGGTTCTTATCTGAAAGAGGAATTCCTCAAATTAGGATTACTTGCAGGTGCGGGTGCTTCAGTCCACAACAGTTCTAAATAAAGGTGTTACATTTGCATCTGACATTCGGTTACATTATAATGACTACGGCATCGTTCGTGGTTTATTACAGTGGCCTATCAAAGACCCGTGATCCGTGATAACGTAGGCTATTGCCAATGTTTGTATGAGGTAAGCTGGCGGAAACTTAACCGAGTACATTTTCGCTCTGTCAGTTTCATACTGTTGTCCACTGAGTGAGTGAAAATGACACCACCTTACACACAAACTGATATGTCCTCCTGATgatattacatttaattaacttGCATCGATTGCAGTGGGATTCGTCATAGGCCTTATGTTGAGACAATGGAATaatcaatgtatttattttttaggcaGACCAATGATGTCATTATtcttacataggcctacatttcgtTCATATGCGTCTTTGATTCTTTTAATTCCGTTTAACACGGTTGAGTCTAAATGCATCGTTAAAGAAACAACTAAGACACTTTGTGGAAGGCAAAAAAAAATCCTAAGGGGGTTATCGTTATAGAAAGAGTAATGCGTAATTTATGACCTAAACCATACCTAATCTACATGAAAATCTATCCCGAATATATTGTCTAATTTGAGCTTTTAGCTTTAGCCTATAAATATAACATATAGCATTAACTGATCGAAATTAATGCAAAATAGGCTACTAATTTTGAAAAAGTATAAAgcattttatgcttttaatgtGTCTGTCGACGGAGCGTGCCGCTGCTTTTCCTGAGAAACCCATTTTCAAGTTAATAAATATCACCCCTAATTTATTGCATTTTACTGTATCTTTAATTAGAAATATTTATCGGGTCTGAATATACCTTTATAGAGCACAAACAAAAGTAATATAGGTTAAACCAGTTCCGATTACTTTTTGAGTGTAATGAGAGCATAAACATAGGCTATCAACAGACGACAAAATTAATTAACAACATGATGCTTTCATTCAGCATACGGTGTCAGCCTACACCTTTAACAGGACTGTATTTGTGTCTACCCCCTCGCCATCCTTCACTTGCTATCTGTCATAAATGCTAATGCAGTTCTTGCTAATTAGGCTGGAGGATTTTCCCATCTGAAATTCTATAGTGACTCAAAGTGCAAAAGATAGGGTACATTTTGGATATCAAATTTTGCCTTCTGTATAATGACATTATTTGGGCACGTCAGTGCGATGCGTCTTACCTGAGCTGCTGGACATCCGCTAGGACTAAACTGAAACGGCGCGATAAGTGTGTAGTACCGGAGAGAGGAGAATATCGGTGGAAAGGGGGTGTCCCTCGTTTGTCCTAGTCCCCGGGTGTGTCAATTAAAATAACCCAGTGCTGAACAagatttaatgtagcctaacccAGACACTTATGTTCAAACACGCCACACAAAAGATGAACTATAAATTACAGACCAACATAGGATTCTACATTTAGCAGCCTGCTGAAAAGCAGAAGCAAAATGCATAGGCTATCTCGTAACCACATCACGCCTATTAACCATTTTCTTGATCAATGTAGGTTCTCATCAGGAGCTTGCAAATCCACGGCAGGAAATATTCGATATTTGGAGGTCATGCCCAAACGGTGGTCTGGGACGAACCCAGGTCCCCTTACCCTTAACAATATGAATTCTGACGTTTTAAACTTGTTATAGAGAAACTCTATAGTTGACCCCTTGAAGCAAATAGTTTACATGAATCAACCATCGCCTTTTATGTTTTGGAGTTGGTGTGTATGGGTGGAGAAAATAAGTGCCACATTTcccataatatttaaaaatcagTCACACTACAGCCACTTATAAACATTAAAGATACACTCGGCAGATTTATATGCATCTGTATCGTTTGTTCAAACAATTGGCCTAAATATTATTGCCCAATAGGTGGGCGTCACCTGGTGAATCCAAAACGAAGAGTGTCACACCTTCATGTCTGCGCTCATAACCCCGCGGCACACCTACGGGAGTTCATTGACTGACTGTGACTCTTGCTCCTCACAATTAATACTGTTTTCGTGGTTTTGACAGACACGTTGAGCTTATTAAGGTCAAATGAATTAAAAGCGAAGGTGCAAAGGCGAGGGTAACTCGCAAGGCCTTTTGAAATGCCACACTCGACGAAAGGCCTGTCATTGTTCATCACTTAGCCTGAAGTAGTGCAGGTTTCATATTTATTCGTAATTCGAGTAAGAGTTTAACTAATGATAAATGCAAGGACAATGAAATACGAGATATCACTGCACGATGATGGATTGTGATGGTCACTGATTCACtggcaattatttgaaaatgTCGTCAAAGACACTATAAGAAAAGTGCTGTTTTGAATGGTCCTTAGGGTCCGGGTCTTCTCAATAACCACCCTGACAACTGACGATTCTTCATTTGCATTCTTAATCTGCGTAACCTCGAGATTTCCGTCGATTTAATCGAAATTTGATTATTTTATAAAAGGCTAATCTCCTATAGCCTACCCTTTGAGGTAGCCTATTGGCAAATTCAAAGCAAGCTTTCTCCCATATCGAAGAACTCCGTATTAGCCGTTTGCGCAACCGTCTGATAACCTACACAACACGAGCAATGAGGAGGCAGAATAGTTCAGTTCTGGTGCGTAGTCCTAAATTCAGCATAGTTCTATAAAGCAGCTGTGGCTCGGCTGTTGTTGCAACATGCGCCACTGAGTATGGCTGTTTTTTTCCATCGGTATAGTCAAGTTCTTCCTCTGAAAGTTATATCTTGGCTCTGTGGGTTCACTTCAGAGGGCAATCTCCGCTGCGCAGCCATCGTCTCCTGACACTGGGAAGAAACACTGATAGGAGAGAAGTTAGTGAACTAGCGGCCAGTGCCTTCTATTAAGCAAATGATAACACACGACTGTCGGAGCAGTGCAAAGAATTACTGCCATGACAAAATCGGCAAAACGCACAACCTGGTTTCAAGGCATTTGGTTTTATTTCATCCTTGATTATGGATTGACGAGCTTTATAACTTGAATCATAAGTCCCTGGTTGCTATCTTTACCAAATACTCCCCCGTTAAAATAACCCACAGCCCAATTAAAGTAGCCAACACAGACCAATAACCTTCCTCCTAGATTTTCACAGGAAATCCATGAGTTTATCAATACAGGGAATTTCTGCTATCCAAATCTGTGGAATAATGCAATCAAACATGAAgcctatatatttatttgtctttattgcagcccacattttaaacaaatgatccatgattttaaaaaaaagtatgaGGCTGGACTTTGGAGTAATTGAGGATGCCACATCTGGCATCGTGGAGCCTGGTGGACTGGCTGGATCACCAGGAGTGATGCCTGCTGTTTCTGCACTGCTATTTGCAGGCCTGTCCAAAGGAATCTGGCATCCTGACTGTCATTCAGATATGTTGTGGGCTTTTTTTCAGGGCCCTGGCTCCTACCACAGGGGAGCCTATGAATCTGACCACTTCATAACCCGCAGCCTTGGGGCTGAGTGACATTGTCTCTGTTGCAGGGATGCGGGGGCTGCTCAGCTGCTGCTCAACttggcacacacatatactttcCCATTATATCTTCACAGCCACATACTTTATATTGTACAcataaagtcacacacacacacgcacatgcatacggacacacacacgcacacaccagatGCTGATGTTTTGTTGAAGCTGCTCATATACTCTCACACATAGCTAATGCCCCATGTATCATGGCCCGCCCTCGGTTCCCCCTCTGGCTGCTCGATGCGGATACCCCTGCCCGTCCTCTGACTCTGCCGCAGGGCTCGCAGCCTAGACCAGCATCATCTGGAGAGGACAGCGCTGCCTGGAACTGGCTCCAGTCTGTGGTGCTTTGGCTCCGTGCTCTCGCGTGGTGCCCCACTTCATTGTAGCATATGCTGCATCTGAAGGTCACTGTGCAGTGAGAAACACATGGCCCTTTCATTTGGGCTATAGCCTATCAGCCCATAAGTAATGTTATCATAGTTTATTCCAAAACGAGTTATCTCCCCGTAATTTTCTTATTATGGACATGGAGAATGATGTATCACCACACCTTTTCGTTGTGCGCCTGGTCAGTAATAAAATAAACCAATTTCAGCTGTTGAGTCTAACACATATTGTGACGATTACAGATTGTTAAGGTTTCAGGTTTCTTTTGTTCTCTTTCAAATGCTACTGTTAATGCATCCAAGCTAAAGTTATATTCTACTTATGTTGTGTAACATTGTTCATACACTACAATATGGAAATTTGGGATCTTCATTAATTTTTAAGTCATATGTCAACTTTGACTCATGTTTAAATAAATTGCATTAAATACACAATGCATGTGTTAAATCCTTAAAAAGGTGACCTTTTCTGGGGATTTAGCTTTTACTCCAGTGCTCCCCAAACTAGttctcaaatacacacaactgCTAACAGCTACCACTTTTAACATTGGGTCCTGACACGTGAAAGCATAGACAttttctttcctattttgctCGAGCAAGGCTCACAGAAATCTGTCTTGGGCTGACACGAAGTACCatgcagtgtttgtgtttcagtCACCCAATACTGAGaaatggaggaggtggtggtggaggaggggtagtagtaaggagaagaaaaaaaaaacagggaaaaAAGATGCCCAAGACTGTGCCATCTCTGTAGTCTGTGGACGCAGAGGAATGAAGCAGACATGAAAGTTGGCCTATTTCATGGTCAGGGCTGCAGGAGCTGGGGAACGGGAGCCCTGAATGGCAATGCATCTACTGCGACGTGACAGACAAGTCCCTAGGCAAAACTCGCAGGGGCCCGTGGCAGGCAGGTCCAGGTACTTGATGAGTGTGACACCTTTGCCTCCCCGCTAGAAAATGTTGTTGCCGGCACGCTCCGCTGATCCGGCTCAGAATTCGCCAAAATAAATTTGCCTCTCATCCCGACTGACGACGCATCCCACCTCTCCCCCACCACCCAAacaccccttcctccctccctctcccactcaaccatcctctctctctttttctctccccccaGCCTTCTCAAAGCTGCCCGACCCTGGTGCTGTTGAGATCATGAGTCTCCTTGTAGACGCTTGCAGGGCTTTGCTTTTGATCAGCACAGCCTCCCTGAGCCTGGGAACCCACCTGACGTGGGAGACTGGAGGCTGTGGCCGAGCTGCCAGGCAGCTGtgatgggctgggctgggctgctgctgctgtggctgctgAAGACACATTCCCCCA from Alosa alosa isolate M-15738 ecotype Scorff River chromosome 9, AALO_Geno_1.1, whole genome shotgun sequence includes:
- the lhx9 gene encoding LIM/homeobox protein Lhx9 isoform X6, which codes for MEVVGCKAKESSCTLRPAAMLFHGISGDHIQGIMEEMERRSKTDSRLAKGVQMNGRETTMPNMNPEKPALCAGCGGKISDRYYLLAVDKQWHLRCLKCCECKLALESELTCFAKDGSIYCKEDYYRRFSVQRCARCHLGISASEMVMRARDSVYHLSCFTCTTCNKTLTTGDHFGMKDNLVYCRVHFETLVQGDYHPQLNYAELAAKGAGLALPYFNGTGGTVQKGRPRKRKSPAMGIDIASYNSGCNENEADHLDRDQQSYPPSQKTKRMRTSFKHHQLRTMKSYFAINHNPDAKDLKQLAQKTGLTKRVLQGEQIMGHYSNTSRRLKIP
- the lhx9 gene encoding LIM/homeobox protein Lhx9 isoform X3; protein product: MEVVGCKAKESSCTLRPAAMLFHGISGDHIQGIMEEMERRSKTDSRLAKGVQMNGRETTMPNMNPEKPALCAGCGGKISDRYYLLAVDKQWHLRCLKCCECKLALESELTCFAKDGSIYCKEDYYRRFSVQRCARCHLGISASEMVMRARDSVYHLSCFTCTTCNKTLTTGDHFGMKDNLVYCRVHFETLVQGDYHPQLNYAELAAKGAGLALPYFNGTGGTVQKGRPRKRKSPAMGIDIASYNSGCNENEADHLDRDQQSYPPSQKTKRMRTSFKHHQLRTMKSYFAINHNPDAKDLKQLAQKTGLTKRVLQVWFQNARAKFRRNILRQENGGVDKADGSSLPPPSADGSALTPPSTATTLTDLTNPSITVVTSVTSSLDSQDSGSPSQTTLTNLF
- the lhx9 gene encoding LIM/homeobox protein Lhx9 isoform X2; translated protein: MEVVGCKAKESSCTLRPAAMLFHGISGDHIQGIMEEMERRSKTDSRLAKGVQMNGRETSFREYTMLFGHTSEINLDFKTMPNMNPEKPALCAGCGGKISDRYYLLAVDKQWHLRCLKCCECKLALESELTCFAKDGSIYCKEDYYRFSVQRCARCHLGISASEMVMRARDSVYHLSCFTCTTCNKTLTTGDHFGMKDNLVYCRVHFETLVQGDYHPQLNYAELAAKGAGLALPYFNGTGGTVQKGRPRKRKSPAMGIDIASYNSGCNENEADHLDRDQQSYPPSQKTKRMRTSFKHHQLRTMKSYFAINHNPDAKDLKQLAQKTGLTKRVLQVWFQNARAKFRRNILRQENGGVDKADGSSLPPPSADGSALTPPSTATTLTDLTNPSITVVTSVTSSLDSQDSGSPSQTTLTNLF
- the lhx9 gene encoding LIM/homeobox protein Lhx9 isoform X4, with product MEVVGCKAKESSCTLRPAAMLFHGISGDHIQGIMEEMERRSKTDSRLAKGVQMNGRETTMPNMNPEKPALCAGCGGKISDRYYLLAVDKQWHLRCLKCCECKLALESELTCFAKDGSIYCKEDYYRFSVQRCARCHLGISASEMVMRARDSVYHLSCFTCTTCNKTLTTGDHFGMKDNLVYCRVHFETLVQGDYHPQLNYAELAAKGAGLALPYFNGTGGTVQKGRPRKRKSPAMGIDIASYNSGCNENEADHLDRDQQSYPPSQKTKRMRTSFKHHQLRTMKSYFAINHNPDAKDLKQLAQKTGLTKRVLQVWFQNARAKFRRNILRQENGGVDKADGSSLPPPSADGSALTPPSTATTLTDLTNPSITVVTSVTSSLDSQDSGSPSQTTLTNLF
- the lhx9 gene encoding LIM/homeobox protein Lhx9 isoform X5 — protein: MEVVGCKAKESSCTLRPAAMLFHGISGDHIQGIMEEMERRSKTDSRLAKGVQMNGRETSFREYTMLFGHTSEINLDFKTMPNMNPEKPALCAGCGGKISDRYYLLAVDKQWHLRCLKCCECKLALESELTCFAKDGSIYCKEDYYRRFSVQRCARCHLGISASEMVMRARDSVYHLSCFTCTTCNKTLTTGDHFGMKDNLVYCRVHFETLVQGDYHPQLNYAELAAKGAGLALPYFNGTGGTVQKGRPRKRKSPAMGIDIASYNSGCNENEADHLDRDQQSYPPSQKTKRMRTSFKHHQLRTMKSYFAINHNPDAKDLKQLAQKTGLTKRVLQGEQIMGHYSNTSRRLKIP
- the lhx9 gene encoding LIM/homeobox protein Lhx9 isoform X1 encodes the protein MEVVGCKAKESSCTLRPAAMLFHGISGDHIQGIMEEMERRSKTDSRLAKGVQMNGRETSFREYTMLFGHTSEINLDFKTMPNMNPEKPALCAGCGGKISDRYYLLAVDKQWHLRCLKCCECKLALESELTCFAKDGSIYCKEDYYRRFSVQRCARCHLGISASEMVMRARDSVYHLSCFTCTTCNKTLTTGDHFGMKDNLVYCRVHFETLVQGDYHPQLNYAELAAKGAGLALPYFNGTGGTVQKGRPRKRKSPAMGIDIASYNSGCNENEADHLDRDQQSYPPSQKTKRMRTSFKHHQLRTMKSYFAINHNPDAKDLKQLAQKTGLTKRVLQVWFQNARAKFRRNILRQENGGVDKADGSSLPPPSADGSALTPPSTATTLTDLTNPSITVVTSVTSSLDSQDSGSPSQTTLTNLF